The Streptomyces seoulensis genome contains a region encoding:
- a CDS encoding helix-turn-helix domain-containing protein — protein sequence MTDGYENPGATATAQLPAVVARVTALADRLGVPHGEVFDTARLSVGSGVPEPVVKALLCGRPAGEPDVQARFLQRLDLLRRTRLKPGGRRYTQQEIADGAGMSRQQAGALINGDRRPTMEHCDALQRFFHVHAGFLTAEDPEALAGALQHIEQELLQKLADRERAASGAAQDPLERLLQDHGVRGIAWRAAQLPTDQHRDKVAEWLDMLLESVRQPES from the coding sequence GTGACGGATGGCTACGAGAATCCGGGCGCCACGGCGACCGCTCAGCTTCCGGCCGTCGTCGCCCGCGTCACCGCGCTCGCCGACCGGCTCGGCGTACCGCACGGCGAGGTCTTCGACACCGCCCGGCTCTCGGTCGGCAGCGGGGTCCCGGAGCCGGTGGTCAAGGCGCTGCTCTGCGGCCGCCCGGCCGGTGAACCGGATGTGCAGGCCCGCTTCCTGCAACGCCTGGACCTGCTGCGCCGCACGAGGCTGAAGCCCGGCGGGCGCAGATACACCCAGCAGGAGATCGCGGACGGCGCGGGCATGTCCCGGCAGCAGGCGGGCGCCCTGATCAACGGCGACCGCCGGCCCACCATGGAGCACTGCGACGCGCTCCAGCGGTTCTTCCACGTACACGCCGGGTTCCTCACGGCGGAGGACCCCGAGGCGCTGGCGGGTGCCCTGCAGCACATCGAGCAGGAGTTACTGCAGAAGCTGGCGGACCGGGAACGGGCCGCCTCCGGTGCCGCGCAGGACCCGCTGGAGCGGCTGCTCCAGGACCACGGGGTGCGCGGGATCGCCTGGCGGGCCGCCCAGCTCCCCACGGACCAGCACCGGGACAAGGTCGCGGAGTGGCTGGACATGCTCCTGGAGAGCGTCCGGCAGCCGGAGTCGTGA
- a CDS encoding carbohydrate ABC transporter permease has protein sequence MSTRTLISPATLARPRGKALYWTVFAAVVALFALAFLFPVYWMASGAMKSPDEIARTPPTFVPEHWHLSGYTDAWDLMQLPLHLWNTVVQAAGAWAFQLVFCTAAAYALSKLRPAFGKVVLGGILATLMVPAQALVVPKYLTAADLPLIHTSLLNDPLGIWLPAVANAFNLYLLKRFFDQLPRDVLEAAEIDGAGKLRTLWSVVLPMSRPVLGVVSIFALVSVWQDFLWPLMVFSDTDKQPISVALVQLSQNIQLTVLVAAMVIASIPMVALFLVFQRHIIAGISAGSTKG, from the coding sequence ATGAGCACCCGCACCCTCATCTCCCCGGCCACCCTCGCCCGCCCGCGCGGAAAGGCCCTGTACTGGACGGTGTTCGCGGCCGTCGTCGCCCTCTTCGCGCTCGCCTTCCTGTTCCCCGTGTACTGGATGGCGTCCGGCGCGATGAAGTCCCCGGACGAGATCGCCCGTACCCCGCCCACCTTCGTCCCCGAGCACTGGCACCTCAGCGGGTACACCGACGCCTGGGACCTGATGCAGCTCCCGCTGCACCTGTGGAACACCGTGGTCCAGGCGGCCGGCGCCTGGGCCTTCCAGTTGGTGTTCTGCACGGCCGCCGCCTACGCCCTGTCGAAGCTGAGGCCCGCCTTCGGCAAGGTCGTCCTCGGCGGCATCCTCGCCACCCTGATGGTCCCCGCGCAGGCCCTGGTCGTGCCCAAGTACCTGACCGCGGCCGACCTCCCGCTGATCCACACCAGCCTGCTCAACGACCCGCTGGGCATCTGGCTGCCGGCCGTCGCCAACGCCTTCAACCTGTATCTGCTCAAGCGGTTCTTCGACCAGTTGCCCCGCGATGTGCTGGAGGCCGCCGAGATCGACGGCGCGGGCAAGCTGCGCACCCTGTGGTCGGTCGTGCTGCCCATGTCCCGGCCGGTGCTCGGCGTGGTGTCGATCTTCGCGCTGGTCTCCGTCTGGCAGGACTTCCTCTGGCCGCTGATGGTGTTCTCCGACACCGACAAGCAGCCGATCAGCGTGGCCCTGGTCCAGTTGTCGCAGAACATCCAGCTCACCGTGCTCGTCGCGGCCATGGTGATCGCCAGCATCCCCATGGTGGCGCTCTTCCTCGTGTTCCAGCGGCACATCATCGCCGGGATCAGCGCGGGCAGCACCAAGGGCTGA
- a CDS encoding toxin-antitoxin system, toxin component, producing MRRLCAELVGQLDRRPAPVPPEELYRSLCSAMSRRRGRPVQFRTAVFPPGTASGLWLDMTDRDLVVVEERTAPDHQLVILGHELWHMQADHTAHRVDGLGMGVATRLLTDDTDREALQAAVHRVAARTRFDLDEERDAETFGLLLASKCRTRMRGSSLSGPVRRDDVAGRIGTSLGYPGPQG from the coding sequence ATGCGCCGGCTGTGCGCCGAGCTGGTCGGACAGTTGGACCGGCGGCCCGCGCCGGTGCCGCCCGAGGAGCTGTACCGCTCGCTGTGCTCGGCGATGAGCCGCAGACGCGGCCGCCCGGTGCAGTTCCGTACGGCGGTCTTCCCGCCCGGCACGGCCAGCGGGCTGTGGCTGGACATGACCGACCGCGATCTGGTCGTGGTGGAGGAACGCACCGCTCCCGACCACCAGTTGGTGATCCTCGGCCATGAGCTGTGGCACATGCAGGCCGACCACACCGCCCACCGGGTCGACGGCCTCGGGATGGGCGTGGCCACCCGGCTGCTGACCGACGACACCGACCGGGAGGCGTTGCAGGCGGCCGTGCACCGTGTCGCCGCGCGCACCCGGTTCGACCTGGACGAGGAGCGGGACGCGGAGACCTTCGGCCTGCTGCTGGCAAGCAAGTGCCGTACGCGGATGAGGGGTTCGTCGCTGAGCGGCCCGGTGCGCCGGGACGACGTGGCGGGGCGCATCGGTACGTCACTGGGGTATCCGGGACCGCAGGGCTGA
- a CDS encoding PAS domain-containing protein, with protein sequence MAHQAGGRRPVPRSVPESCETRAYLDDYAAVVEAAPFPSLVVDHRWDVILANDAFATLFGDVRHHPTAMPGDNFLRFVLFHPDAGQVLGEHEPGWCLPMLAQLKTALEGYGHDHELQAIRRDVARDPIMDAAFRQGLPYWIHAVGESAARLDGAVRLLHHPDPRRGTAECRVVDETPPLLRDLGHRRLTMIPRQPSAAVRRAHLTVVPAP encoded by the coding sequence ATGGCACATCAGGCGGGAGGGCGGCGGCCGGTACCCCGGTCCGTCCCCGAGAGCTGTGAGACGCGGGCGTATCTGGACGACTACGCCGCCGTGGTGGAGGCTGCCCCGTTCCCGTCGCTCGTCGTGGACCACCGCTGGGACGTGATTCTCGCCAACGACGCCTTCGCCACGCTCTTCGGGGACGTGCGGCACCACCCCACCGCGATGCCGGGCGACAACTTCCTCAGGTTCGTCCTCTTCCACCCCGACGCGGGCCAGGTGCTCGGCGAGCACGAGCCGGGCTGGTGCCTGCCGATGCTGGCCCAGCTCAAGACCGCGCTGGAGGGGTACGGCCACGACCACGAACTCCAGGCGATACGCCGGGACGTGGCCCGCGACCCGATCATGGACGCCGCCTTCCGGCAGGGCCTGCCGTACTGGATCCACGCGGTCGGCGAGAGCGCGGCCCGGCTCGACGGCGCCGTACGCCTCCTGCACCACCCGGACCCGCGCCGGGGCACCGCCGAGTGCCGCGTCGTGGACGAGACCCCGCCCCTGCTGCGCGACCTGGGCCACCGCCGCCTGACGATGATCCCCCGGCAGCCGTCGGCCGCCGTCCGCCGCGCCCATCTGACGGTCGTCCCCGCCCCGTAG
- a CDS encoding carbohydrate ABC transporter permease has translation MTKTAERLPAAAAPLAPPPSPAGGGRGRRVLADQVRAYGFLLGGLVCFALFSWYPAIRAFVIAFQRYTPGSAPEWVGTANFRRVLHDPEFGAAWRNTLTFTLLALLLGFAVPFVLALVLNELRHAKAFFRVVVYLPVMIPPVVSALLWKWFYDPGAGLANETLRALHLPTSNWSNGTDTALISLVIVATWANLGGTVLIYLAALQSIPGELYEAAELDGANLLQRIRHVTIPQTRFVILMLMLLQIIATMQVFTEPFVITGGGPESATVTVLYLIYKYAFLYNDFGGACALSVMLLVLLGAFSALYLRLTRTEGDA, from the coding sequence ATGACGAAGACGGCCGAGCGCCTCCCCGCGGCCGCCGCCCCCCTGGCCCCGCCCCCGTCCCCGGCGGGCGGCGGCCGGGGACGCCGGGTCCTGGCCGACCAGGTCCGCGCCTACGGCTTCCTGCTCGGCGGCCTGGTCTGCTTCGCCCTGTTCTCCTGGTACCCGGCGATCCGCGCCTTCGTCATCGCCTTCCAGCGCTACACCCCCGGCTCCGCGCCCGAATGGGTCGGCACCGCCAACTTCCGCCGGGTCCTGCACGATCCGGAGTTCGGCGCGGCCTGGCGCAACACCCTCACCTTCACCCTGCTCGCCCTCCTGCTCGGCTTCGCCGTCCCCTTCGTCCTGGCCCTGGTGCTCAACGAACTCCGGCACGCCAAGGCGTTCTTCCGGGTCGTGGTCTACCTCCCGGTGATGATCCCGCCCGTGGTCAGCGCCCTGCTGTGGAAGTGGTTCTACGACCCCGGCGCCGGCCTCGCCAACGAGACGCTGCGCGCCCTGCACCTGCCCACCTCCAACTGGTCCAACGGCACCGACACCGCGCTGATCTCCCTGGTGATCGTGGCCACCTGGGCCAACCTCGGCGGCACCGTGCTCATCTACCTCGCCGCCCTGCAGTCCATCCCCGGCGAGCTGTACGAGGCGGCCGAACTCGACGGGGCCAACCTCCTCCAGCGCATCCGGCACGTCACCATCCCGCAGACCCGGTTCGTGATCCTCATGCTGATGCTCCTCCAGATCATCGCCACCATGCAGGTGTTCACCGAGCCCTTCGTGATCACCGGCGGCGGCCCGGAGAGCGCGACCGTCACCGTGCTCTACCTCATCTACAAATACGCCTTCCTCTACAACGACTTCGGCGGGGCCTGCGCCCTCAGCGTCATGCTGCTGGTGCTGCTCGGCGCCTTCTCCGCCCTGTACCTGCGGCTCACCCGCACCGAGGGGGACGCATGA
- a CDS encoding glycoside hydrolase family 13 protein, whose product MAQPSHARRQADWWRSAVIYQVYVRSFADGDGDGTGDLAGVRARLPYLAELGVDALWFNPWYLSPMKDGGYDVADYRTIDPAFGTLAEAEKLIAEARELGIRTVVDIVPNHVSDQHPWFRAALAAGPGSPERELFHFRPGRGEHGELPPNDWPSQFVGSTEPVWTRLPDGDWYLHLFTPEQPDLNWAHPAVRREHEDILRFWFERGVAGVRIDSAALLAKDPDLPDLAGAPDPHPFVDRDELHDIYRSWRAVADEHDGVFVGEVWLPDAERFARYLRPDELHTAFNFAFLSCPWDADRLRSAIDSTLAEHAPVGAPATWVLCNHDITRTVTRYGRTDTGFDFAAKAFGTPTDLALGTRRARAAALLSLALPGSVYLYQGEELGLPEADVPVDRIEDPMHHRSGGTDPGRDGCRVPLPWTADAPYAGFGSREEPWLPQPADWALYAADRQEGDPHSMLTLYREAVAARPAFGEGPLTWLPAPEGVLAFARADGALCVVNLAATAVDLPAHSALLLGSGPLDEAGRLPQDTAVWLRA is encoded by the coding sequence GTGGCACAGCCCAGCCATGCCCGCAGGCAGGCCGACTGGTGGCGCTCGGCCGTCATCTACCAGGTGTACGTGCGCAGCTTCGCCGACGGCGACGGCGACGGCACCGGAGACCTCGCCGGGGTACGCGCCAGACTGCCCTACCTCGCCGAACTCGGCGTGGACGCCCTGTGGTTCAACCCCTGGTACCTGTCACCGATGAAGGACGGCGGCTACGACGTCGCCGACTACCGGACGATCGACCCCGCCTTCGGCACCCTCGCCGAGGCCGAGAAGCTCATCGCCGAGGCGCGCGAGCTGGGCATCCGCACCGTCGTCGACATCGTGCCCAACCACGTCTCCGACCAGCACCCCTGGTTCCGGGCCGCGCTCGCCGCCGGTCCCGGCAGCCCCGAGCGCGAGCTGTTCCACTTCCGCCCCGGACGCGGTGAGCACGGTGAACTCCCGCCCAACGACTGGCCGTCGCAGTTCGTCGGCTCCACCGAACCGGTGTGGACCCGGCTCCCCGACGGCGACTGGTACCTGCACCTGTTCACCCCCGAACAGCCCGACCTCAACTGGGCCCACCCGGCCGTCCGCCGCGAGCACGAGGACATCCTGCGCTTCTGGTTCGAACGCGGTGTCGCCGGCGTCCGCATCGACTCCGCCGCCCTGCTCGCCAAGGACCCCGACCTCCCCGACCTGGCCGGGGCACCCGACCCGCACCCCTTCGTCGACCGCGACGAACTCCACGACATCTACCGCTCCTGGCGCGCGGTCGCCGACGAGCACGACGGGGTGTTCGTCGGCGAGGTCTGGCTCCCCGACGCCGAACGCTTCGCCCGCTACCTCCGCCCCGACGAACTGCACACCGCCTTCAACTTCGCCTTCCTGTCGTGCCCCTGGGACGCGGACCGGCTGCGCTCCGCCATCGACTCGACCCTCGCCGAGCACGCACCCGTAGGCGCCCCCGCCACCTGGGTGCTGTGCAACCACGACATCACCCGCACCGTCACCCGCTACGGCCGCACCGACACCGGCTTCGACTTCGCCGCCAAGGCGTTCGGCACCCCCACCGACCTCGCGCTCGGCACCCGCCGCGCCCGCGCCGCGGCCCTGCTCTCCCTAGCCCTGCCCGGCTCGGTCTACCTGTACCAGGGGGAGGAGCTGGGCCTGCCGGAGGCGGACGTCCCGGTGGACCGGATCGAGGACCCGATGCACCACCGCTCGGGCGGCACCGACCCCGGCCGCGACGGCTGCCGGGTACCGCTTCCCTGGACCGCCGACGCCCCGTACGCGGGCTTCGGCTCGCGCGAGGAGCCCTGGCTGCCGCAGCCCGCGGACTGGGCGCTCTACGCGGCCGACCGGCAGGAGGGCGACCCGCACTCCATGCTCACCCTGTACCGCGAGGCCGTCGCCGCCCGTCCCGCCTTCGGCGAAGGCCCGCTGACCTGGCTCCCCGCCCCCGAGGGCGTCCTCGCCTTCGCCCGCGCGGACGGCGCCCTGTGCGTGGTGAACCTCGCCGCCACGGCCGTCGACCTGCCCGCGCACTCCGCACTCCTGCTCGGCAGCGGCCCCCTGGACGAGGCGGGGCGTCTGCCGCAGGACACGGCGGTCTGGCTGCGCGCCTGA
- a CDS encoding Crp/Fnr family transcriptional regulator, whose protein sequence is MTYAASRDADHESNWPRGSYLGRLSEAALDDLLALGRPRRFEPRDLLVRQGDTDRHTLLLLSGFTKVTATAQNGLESLLAIRLGGDIIGEMAAVGDMPRTATVTACGPVTARAVPHEILRAFLLRRPDAAVELTGIVSERLRWANNRRLEFRGYNVKERLARILVDLAASHGRPGRDGVELGFTLTQPELAALAGAAEPTVHKALKELRDAELIVTGYRTTTVRDLDRLREEARLLPSDLD, encoded by the coding sequence GTGACCTACGCAGCATCACGGGACGCGGACCACGAGTCCAACTGGCCGCGCGGCAGTTACCTCGGCAGGCTCTCCGAGGCCGCGCTCGACGACCTGCTGGCGCTCGGCCGGCCCCGCCGCTTCGAACCCAGGGACCTGCTGGTCCGCCAGGGCGACACCGACCGGCACACGCTGCTGCTGCTCTCCGGCTTCACCAAGGTCACCGCGACCGCGCAGAACGGCCTGGAGTCCCTGCTGGCGATCCGGCTGGGCGGGGACATCATCGGGGAGATGGCGGCCGTGGGTGACATGCCGCGCACGGCGACGGTCACCGCGTGCGGTCCGGTGACCGCGCGCGCCGTACCCCACGAGATCCTGCGCGCCTTCCTGCTGCGCCGCCCCGACGCGGCCGTGGAGCTGACCGGCATCGTCTCCGAGCGGCTGCGCTGGGCCAACAACCGGCGCCTGGAATTCCGCGGTTACAACGTGAAGGAGCGGCTGGCCCGCATCCTGGTCGACCTCGCGGCGAGCCACGGGCGGCCGGGACGGGACGGGGTGGAACTCGGATTCACCCTCACCCAGCCGGAGTTGGCCGCCCTCGCCGGAGCGGCCGAGCCGACCGTGCACAAGGCGCTCAAGGAGCTGCGGGACGCCGAGCTGATCGTCACCGGCTACCGCACCACGACCGTCCGCGACCTGGACCGGCTGCGTGAGGAGGCCCGGCTGCTGCCGTCGGACCTCGACTGA
- a CDS encoding LacI family DNA-binding transcriptional regulator has translation MTRRLAEVAKKVGVSEATVSRVLNGKPGVSDATRQSVLTALDVLGYERPTQLRGERARLVGLVLPELQNPIFPAFAEVIGGALAQLGLTPVLCTQTKGGVSEADYVELLLQQQVSGVVFAGGLYAQADAPHDHYRRLADRSIPVVLVNAAIEHLGFPGVSCDDTVAVEQAWRHLASLGHERIGLVLGPDDHVPSARKLAAARALAGDLPDAHVARAIFSIEGGHAAASRLIDRGVTGIICASDPLALGAVRAARRKGLDVPGRISVVGYDDSAFMNCTEPPLTTVRQPIEAMGRAAVELLNAQIGGTSVPAEELLFEPELVVRGSTAQAPRD, from the coding sequence ATGACGCGACGACTTGCGGAAGTGGCGAAGAAGGTCGGGGTCAGCGAGGCCACGGTCAGCCGGGTGCTCAACGGCAAACCCGGAGTCTCCGACGCCACCCGGCAGTCGGTCCTCACCGCCCTGGACGTACTCGGTTACGAGCGGCCCACCCAGTTGCGCGGCGAACGCGCCCGCCTCGTCGGCCTCGTCCTGCCCGAGCTGCAGAACCCGATCTTCCCCGCCTTCGCCGAGGTCATCGGCGGCGCGCTGGCCCAGCTCGGCCTGACCCCGGTGCTGTGCACCCAGACCAAGGGCGGCGTCTCGGAGGCCGACTACGTCGAACTCCTCCTCCAGCAGCAGGTCTCCGGTGTCGTCTTCGCCGGCGGGCTGTACGCCCAGGCCGACGCCCCGCACGACCACTACCGCAGGCTCGCCGACCGCAGCATCCCGGTCGTGCTGGTCAACGCGGCCATAGAGCACCTCGGCTTCCCCGGTGTCTCCTGCGACGACACGGTCGCCGTCGAGCAGGCGTGGCGCCACCTGGCCTCCCTCGGCCACGAGCGCATCGGCCTGGTCCTCGGCCCCGACGACCACGTGCCCTCCGCCCGCAAGCTCGCCGCCGCCCGCGCCCTCGCGGGCGACCTGCCGGACGCCCACGTGGCCCGCGCCATCTTCTCCATCGAGGGCGGTCACGCCGCCGCCTCCCGGCTCATCGACCGGGGTGTCACCGGCATCATCTGTGCCAGCGACCCCCTGGCCCTCGGCGCCGTGCGGGCCGCCCGGCGCAAGGGGCTCGACGTGCCGGGCCGGATCTCGGTCGTCGGCTACGACGACTCCGCCTTCATGAACTGCACCGAGCCCCCGCTCACCACCGTGCGCCAGCCCATCGAGGCCATGGGCCGCGCGGCCGTGGAACTGCTGAACGCGCAGATCGGCGGCACCTCGGTCCCCGCCGAGGAGCTGCTGTTTGAACCCGAGCTGGTGGTCCGCGGCTCCACCGCGCAAGCCCCGCGCGACTGA
- a CDS encoding ABC transporter substrate-binding protein: MRSTGFRRTFAAIGVCSSLALTAAACGSGDDSSAGGKTRITVNCEPPKSAKVDRRFFEEDIASFEKANPDIDVVAHDAFPCQDPKTFDAKLAGGQMEDVFYTYFTDARHVVDIKQAADLTPYLKDLKSYDSIQKQLRDIYTVDGKVYGIPRTGYSMGLIYNRALFQKAGLDPDKPPATWDEVRAAAKKIAGLGDGTVGYADYSAQNQGGWHFTAELYSQGGDVVSADGKKATVDTPEGKAVLRNLHDMRWADDSMGSKQLLVINDAQQMMGSGKLGMYLSAPDNIPILVKEKGGSYKDLALAPMPGGKGTLIGGDGYMFDKKASPAQIRAGLKWLDHMFLTPGDGFLGDYARAKKNDAPVGLPEPRLFTGAADAKDQQVKKANANVPVENYQTFLDGNQSLDMKIEPPHAQQIYSVLDGVVSAVLTKKDADIDQLLKDASGKIDSILARG; this comes from the coding sequence ATGAGAAGCACCGGGTTCCGCCGCACCTTCGCCGCGATCGGCGTCTGTTCCTCGCTCGCCCTCACCGCAGCCGCCTGCGGTTCGGGCGACGACAGCTCGGCGGGCGGCAAGACCCGCATCACCGTCAACTGCGAGCCGCCGAAGAGCGCCAAGGTCGACCGCCGGTTCTTCGAGGAGGACATCGCCTCCTTCGAGAAGGCCAACCCGGACATCGACGTCGTCGCCCACGACGCCTTCCCCTGCCAGGACCCCAAGACCTTCGACGCCAAGCTCGCCGGCGGCCAGATGGAGGACGTGTTCTACACGTACTTCACCGACGCCCGGCACGTCGTGGACATCAAGCAGGCCGCGGACCTGACCCCGTACCTCAAGGACCTGAAGAGCTACGACAGCATCCAGAAGCAGTTGCGGGACATCTACACCGTGGACGGCAAGGTCTACGGCATCCCGCGCACCGGCTACTCGATGGGGCTGATCTACAACCGCGCCCTCTTCCAGAAGGCCGGCCTCGACCCCGACAAGCCCCCGGCCACCTGGGACGAGGTCCGCGCCGCCGCGAAGAAGATCGCCGGACTGGGTGACGGCACCGTCGGATACGCCGACTACAGCGCGCAGAACCAGGGCGGCTGGCACTTCACCGCCGAGCTGTACTCCCAGGGCGGCGACGTCGTCAGCGCCGACGGCAAGAAGGCCACCGTCGACACCCCCGAGGGCAAGGCGGTGCTGCGGAACCTGCACGACATGCGCTGGGCGGACGACTCCATGGGCAGCAAGCAGCTCCTCGTCATCAACGACGCCCAGCAGATGATGGGTTCGGGCAAGCTCGGCATGTACCTCTCGGCGCCGGACAACATCCCGATCCTCGTCAAGGAGAAGGGCGGCTCGTACAAGGACCTGGCGCTCGCCCCGATGCCCGGCGGCAAGGGCACGCTCATCGGCGGCGACGGCTACATGTTCGACAAGAAGGCCAGCCCGGCCCAGATCCGCGCCGGCCTGAAGTGGCTGGACCACATGTTCCTCACCCCCGGAGACGGCTTCCTCGGCGACTACGCCCGCGCCAAGAAGAACGACGCACCGGTCGGCCTGCCCGAGCCGCGCCTGTTCACCGGCGCCGCCGACGCCAAGGACCAGCAGGTCAAGAAGGCCAACGCCAATGTCCCGGTGGAGAACTACCAGACCTTCCTGGACGGCAACCAGAGCCTGGACATGAAGATCGAGCCGCCGCACGCCCAGCAGATCTACTCGGTGCTCGACGGTGTCGTCTCCGCCGTCCTCACCAAGAAGGACGCGGACATCGACCAGCTCCTGAAGGACGCGTCCGGCAAGATCGACAGCATCCTGGCGCGGGGCTGA
- a CDS encoding discoidin domain-containing protein, with protein sequence MHSSTARHARRLPAVGAVVALAAGMMVAVAPAAHAAAGATLPFTSVEAESATTTGSRIGPDHTQATLASEASGRQAVRLNSGQRVEFTVPRAANAVNVAYSVPDGQSGSLAVYVNGTRIARTLPVTSKYSYIETSWIAGAKNHHFYDNARLLLGQNVQAGDKVAFESTGTQVTVDVADFEQAAAAATQPAGSVSVVSKGADPSGGGDSTQAFRDAIAAAQGGTVWIPPGEYRITSSLSGVQNVTLRGAGHWYSVVRGSRFIDQSNSSGGVHLKDFAVIGEVTERVDSSPDNFVNGSLGPGSSVSGMWLQHLKVGLWLTGNNDNLVVENNRVLDTTADGLNLNGNARGVRVSNNFLRNQGDDSLAMWSLYAPDSNSSFENNTISQPNLANGIAIYGGTDISVKNNLVSDTNALGSGIAISNQKFLDPFSPLAGTITVSGNTLVRAGALNPNWNHPMGALRVDSYDSAINATVNITDTTITDSPYSAFEFVSGGGQGYPVRNVNVTGATVKNTGTVVVQAEAQGAAAFKNVSATQVGSAGVYNCPYPANSGTFSLTDGGGNSGWSSTWADCSTWPQPGQGNPQPDPNRNLAKGRPATATGSQDVYTPGKAADGDANTYWESANSAFPQSWTVDLGSAYPVRRLVLKLPPSSAWGARTQTIAVQGSTDGSSYTTVSGAQGYRFDPASGNTVTVSLPSGTSLRHLRLVVSGNTGWPAGQLSEVEAYQTS encoded by the coding sequence ATGCACAGCAGCACCGCCAGACACGCGAGGCGCCTGCCCGCCGTAGGGGCCGTCGTCGCCCTCGCCGCGGGCATGATGGTCGCCGTGGCCCCCGCCGCGCACGCCGCCGCGGGCGCCACCCTCCCGTTCACCTCGGTCGAGGCCGAGTCCGCGACCACCACCGGCAGCAGGATCGGCCCCGACCACACCCAGGCCACCCTCGCGTCGGAGGCGTCCGGACGGCAGGCCGTTCGCCTGAACTCCGGTCAGCGCGTGGAGTTCACCGTGCCGCGCGCGGCCAACGCCGTGAACGTCGCCTACAGCGTCCCGGACGGCCAGTCCGGCTCGCTCGCCGTCTACGTCAACGGCACCAGGATCGCCAGGACACTCCCGGTCACCTCCAAGTACAGCTACATCGAAACCAGTTGGATCGCCGGCGCGAAGAACCACCACTTCTACGACAACGCCCGGCTGCTGCTCGGCCAGAACGTCCAGGCGGGCGACAAGGTCGCCTTCGAGTCCACCGGCACACAAGTCACCGTCGACGTGGCGGACTTCGAGCAGGCCGCGGCGGCCGCCACCCAGCCGGCCGGATCGGTGTCCGTCGTCTCCAAGGGCGCCGATCCCAGCGGCGGCGGCGACTCCACCCAGGCGTTCCGCGACGCCATAGCGGCCGCGCAGGGCGGCACGGTCTGGATCCCGCCCGGCGAGTACCGGATCACCTCCTCCCTCAGCGGCGTGCAGAACGTGACCCTGCGCGGCGCCGGCCACTGGTACTCGGTCGTGCGCGGCTCCCGGTTCATCGACCAGTCCAACTCCTCCGGCGGGGTCCACCTGAAGGACTTCGCGGTCATCGGCGAGGTCACCGAACGCGTCGACTCCAGCCCGGACAACTTCGTGAACGGCTCGCTCGGCCCGGGCTCCTCGGTATCCGGCATGTGGCTCCAGCACCTGAAGGTCGGCCTGTGGCTGACGGGCAACAACGACAACCTGGTCGTGGAGAACAACCGCGTCCTCGACACCACCGCCGACGGCCTCAACCTCAACGGCAACGCCCGCGGCGTGCGCGTCAGCAACAACTTCCTGCGCAACCAGGGCGACGACTCCCTCGCCATGTGGTCCCTGTACGCGCCGGACTCCAACTCCAGCTTCGAGAACAACACCATCTCGCAGCCCAACCTGGCCAACGGCATCGCCATCTACGGCGGCACCGACATCTCGGTGAAGAACAACCTGGTCTCCGACACCAACGCCCTCGGCAGCGGCATCGCCATCTCCAACCAGAAGTTCCTCGACCCCTTCTCCCCGCTGGCCGGCACCATCACCGTCTCGGGCAACACCCTGGTCCGCGCGGGCGCCCTGAACCCCAACTGGAACCACCCGATGGGCGCGCTGCGCGTCGACTCCTACGACAGCGCCATCAACGCCACGGTCAACATCACCGACACCACGATCACCGACAGCCCCTACAGCGCCTTCGAGTTCGTCTCCGGCGGCGGCCAGGGCTACCCGGTGCGCAACGTCAACGTGACCGGCGCGACGGTGAAGAACACCGGGACCGTGGTCGTACAGGCCGAGGCGCAGGGCGCGGCCGCCTTCAAGAACGTGAGCGCCACCCAGGTCGGCTCCGCCGGTGTCTACAACTGCCCCTACCCGGCGAACTCCGGCACCTTCTCGCTCACCGACGGCGGCGGCAACTCCGGCTGGAGCAGCACCTGGGCGGACTGCTCGACCTGGCCCCAGCCCGGCCAGGGCAACCCCCAGCCGGACCCCAACCGCAACCTGGCCAAGGGCCGTCCGGCCACCGCCACCGGGTCCCAGGACGTCTACACCCCCGGCAAGGCGGCGGACGGAGACGCCAACACCTACTGGGAGTCGGCCAACAGCGCCTTCCCGCAGTCCTGGACGGTCGACCTCGGCTCCGCCTACCCGGTCCGCCGGCTCGTCCTGAAGCTGCCGCCGTCCTCGGCGTGGGGCGCGCGTACGCAGACCATCGCCGTGCAGGGCAGCACCGACGGCTCGTCGTACACCACCGTGTCCGGGGCGCAGGGCTACCGCTTCGACCCGGCGAGCGGCAACACCGTCACCGTGTCCCTGCCGAGCGGCACCAGCCTGCGCCATCTGCGGCTGGTCGTCAGCGGCAACACCGGCTGGCCGGCAGGTCAGTTGAGCGAGGTGGAGGCGTACCAGACGTCCTGA